One part of the Aquificaceae bacterium genome encodes these proteins:
- a CDS encoding NAD(P)-binding protein produces MGLDYNPSRVAELREKGLPAYFGSAEDREAVAELPIHRAALVVITVPSLEDIKALVSILREIGYDAKIMAVARSQKDAVELERLGIYRVINPYYFAFEEIVKEFVSHAGAKG; encoded by the coding sequence ATTGGTCTGGACTATAATCCATCAAGGGTAGCAGAGCTCAGAGAAAAGGGGCTTCCTGCCTACTTTGGGTCTGCAGAGGATAGAGAGGCGGTGGCAGAACTTCCTATCCACAGAGCGGCTCTGGTAGTCATAACTGTGCCTTCCTTGGAAGACATAAAAGCTCTTGTCAGTATTCTCCGGGAGATAGGATACGATGCCAAGATAATGGCAGTGGCTCGTTCACAGAAGGATGCTGTGGAGCTAGAAAGGCTTGGCATATACCGTGTTATAAATCCTTATTATTTTGCCTTTGAGGAAATAGTAAAAGAGTTTGTAAGCCATGCTGGTGCTAAAGGGTAA
- the ahcY gene encoding adenosylhomocysteinase: MDYHVKDLSLAELGKNRIEWAEKDMPVLRSIRESFSEEKPFRGVRISACLHVTTETANLLITLREGGAEVYLTASNPLSTQDDVAAALVKFFDIPVFAIKGEDTETYYMHLREVISREPHIVIDDGADLISTLHREFPELSKKVYGGMEETTTGVIRLRAMAQQGVLEFPIIAVNDAYTKHMFDNRYGTGQSTIDAIMRATNRLIAGSYFVVAGYGWCGKGVAQRARGMGATVIVCEVDPIKALEAKMDGFLVMPMSEACRLGDFFVTVTGNTSVIREEHFEKMKDGAIVSNAGHFNVEIDIQALEELSMGKREIRPFVEEYTLKDGRRVYLLAQGRLVNLASAEGHPASVMDMSFANQALSAEYILKNHQNLNRDVYRVPEEIDRKVAELKLRSMGVEIDRLTEEQVRYLSSWEFGT, encoded by the coding sequence ATGGACTACCATGTGAAGGACCTGAGCCTTGCTGAGCTCGGGAAAAACAGGATTGAATGGGCGGAGAAAGATATGCCCGTTCTCAGGAGCATAAGGGAGAGCTTTTCAGAGGAAAAGCCCTTTAGGGGTGTCCGCATATCTGCCTGCCTTCATGTGACCACAGAGACCGCCAACCTCCTCATAACCCTCAGGGAAGGTGGAGCGGAAGTATATCTGACTGCCTCAAACCCACTTTCCACCCAGGATGATGTGGCCGCAGCTCTCGTGAAATTTTTTGACATCCCCGTCTTTGCCATAAAGGGGGAAGACACAGAAACCTATTACATGCACCTTCGGGAGGTTATAAGTAGAGAGCCTCACATAGTTATAGATGACGGTGCAGACCTTATATCCACCCTTCACAGAGAGTTTCCAGAGCTTTCAAAGAAGGTCTACGGAGGCATGGAGGAGACTACAACTGGTGTAATAAGGCTAAGAGCCATGGCTCAGCAGGGAGTGCTTGAGTTTCCCATAATAGCGGTAAACGATGCCTACACAAAGCACATGTTTGACAACCGCTATGGTACAGGACAGTCCACCATAGACGCCATAATGAGGGCAACCAACAGGCTGATCGCAGGTTCTTACTTTGTGGTGGCAGGCTACGGCTGGTGTGGGAAGGGGGTAGCCCAGAGGGCGAGGGGCATGGGTGCAACGGTCATAGTCTGCGAGGTGGACCCCATAAAAGCCCTTGAGGCAAAGATGGATGGCTTTCTGGTGATGCCCATGTCTGAAGCCTGCAGGCTGGGAGACTTTTTTGTAACTGTGACGGGCAACACCTCTGTAATAAGAGAAGAACACTTTGAAAAGATGAAGGACGGAGCCATAGTTTCCAACGCCGGACACTTTAACGTGGAAATAGACATACAGGCTCTGGAGGAGCTGAGCATGGGCAAGAGGGAAATAAGACCCTTTGTGGAAGAATACACTCTCAAGGACGGTAGAAGGGTATACCTTCTTGCCCAGGGCAGGCTTGTAAACCTTGCCAGTGCAGAGGGACATCCGGCGTCGGTCATGGACATGAGCTTTGCCAATCAGGCACTTTCTGCGGAGTATATCCTTAAAAACCACCAGAACCTTAACAGAGACGTTTACAGAGTCCCCGAAGAAATAGATAGAAAGGTGGCAGAGCTCAAGCTCAGGAGTATGGGCGTTGAGATAGACAGGCTGACAGAGGAGCAGGTCAGATACCTGTCCTCCTGGGAATTTGGCACTTAG
- a CDS encoding bifunctional nuclease family protein → MIEMVVHGVTLDPVSQMPIVVLKAKDNEEVLLPIWIGIFEADSIVRQLQNVEPPRPMTYELTKNIIENMGARLEKVVINDLKDSTYYAELHLIQGNNLIVIDSRPSDAINLALRFDAPLFVEEEVLEKSKVPKPEEEEEKEKLKEWLENIKPEDFEKGLS, encoded by the coding sequence ATGATTGAGATGGTGGTGCATGGAGTTACCCTTGACCCTGTATCTCAGATGCCCATAGTGGTGCTGAAGGCAAAAGATAACGAGGAGGTTTTGCTTCCCATATGGATTGGTATATTTGAGGCGGACAGCATAGTGCGTCAGCTTCAGAATGTGGAACCTCCAAGGCCAATGACTTACGAGCTTACCAAGAATATAATTGAGAACATGGGAGCAAGGCTGGAAAAGGTGGTAATAAACGACCTGAAAGACAGCACATACTACGCAGAGCTTCATCTCATACAGGGTAACAACCTAATAGTTATAGACTCAAGGCCAAGCGACGCCATAAACCTTGCCCTCAGGTTTGATGCTCCATTGTTTGTGGAGGAGGAAGTGCTGGAAAAATCCAAAGTGCCAAAGCCTGAGGAGGAAGAGGAAAAGGAAAAACTCAAAGAATGGCTTGAGAACATAAAACCCGAAGACTTTGAGAAGGGGCTAAGCTGA
- a CDS encoding FAD-dependent oxidoreductase: protein MRSYHVVVVGAGGAGLRTAIECARDPSIRVAVVSKVYPTRSHTGAAQGGLNAALGNAIPQDSPEAHAFDTIKGSDFLADQDAVYFMCRNAPDVVYELDRWGVPFSRMEDGRIAQRPFGGASFPRTVYSADRTGHVLLHTLFEQALARENIDFFNEFFLLDLIHNGQRVKGVSLYDIKNGEVVNLRAKAVVLATGGFARIYWQRSTNAIGNTGDGVAVALLNGMPLKDIEFIQFHPTGLAKTGILLSEACRGEGGYLINKLGERFMARYAPEKMELAPRDMVSRAIEYEIKEGRGFGEGTSAYVLLDLRHLGEEKIKERLPQVRQLAIDFEGVDPVYDPVPIRPTAHYCMGGIHVENYMTSSTPLEGLYAVGECACVSVHGANRLGGNSLIELLVFGKFCGISAREYARQVDFPELSPGEESKGREFIENLMKREGYERLADVRKRMGEVTWGKMGIFRDEKSLTSAYEELSELLERWERIPVVDKSKVFNTNLIELLELRNMLHLGRAVAYCALQRRESRGGHYREDYPERDDENFLKHTLVWQEGDELKIDYMEVKITHHQPAERKY from the coding sequence ATGAGAAGCTACCATGTTGTTGTTGTTGGTGCAGGCGGAGCCGGGCTTCGCACTGCCATAGAGTGTGCAAGAGACCCCTCCATAAGGGTTGCTGTAGTCTCCAAGGTCTACCCCACGCGCTCCCATACGGGCGCAGCACAGGGAGGGCTGAACGCAGCTCTTGGCAATGCAATCCCTCAGGACAGTCCGGAAGCCCACGCCTTTGACACTATAAAGGGCTCAGACTTCCTCGCAGACCAGGATGCTGTCTACTTTATGTGCAGAAATGCCCCGGATGTGGTCTACGAGCTTGACCGCTGGGGTGTTCCCTTTTCAAGGATGGAGGATGGCAGGATTGCCCAGAGACCCTTCGGTGGAGCTTCCTTTCCCAGAACTGTATACTCTGCAGACAGAACTGGGCATGTGCTTCTGCATACCCTCTTTGAACAGGCTCTTGCAAGGGAGAACATAGACTTCTTTAATGAGTTTTTCCTTCTTGACCTTATCCACAACGGGCAGAGGGTAAAGGGTGTTTCCCTTTATGATATAAAGAACGGAGAGGTGGTGAACTTAAGAGCCAAGGCTGTGGTCCTTGCCACAGGAGGCTTTGCACGCATATACTGGCAGAGGAGCACCAACGCCATAGGCAACACGGGAGATGGTGTGGCGGTTGCCCTGCTCAACGGTATGCCGCTAAAGGACATAGAGTTTATCCAGTTCCACCCCACAGGTCTTGCAAAAACTGGCATACTTCTTTCAGAGGCCTGTAGAGGAGAGGGTGGATATCTCATAAACAAACTGGGTGAACGCTTTATGGCAAGGTATGCTCCGGAAAAGATGGAGCTTGCTCCAAGGGATATGGTCTCGAGGGCGATTGAGTATGAGATAAAGGAGGGAAGAGGTTTTGGAGAAGGCACCTCTGCCTATGTGCTCCTTGACCTGAGGCACCTCGGAGAGGAAAAGATTAAGGAGAGGCTTCCTCAGGTGCGTCAGCTTGCCATAGACTTTGAGGGTGTGGACCCAGTTTACGACCCTGTGCCCATAAGACCTACCGCCCACTACTGCATGGGTGGAATTCACGTGGAGAACTACATGACCTCTTCTACACCCCTTGAGGGGCTATATGCAGTGGGTGAATGCGCCTGTGTGTCAGTGCACGGTGCCAACAGGCTGGGCGGCAATTCCCTTATAGAGCTTCTTGTCTTTGGCAAGTTCTGCGGAATATCCGCAAGAGAGTACGCAAGGCAGGTAGATTTCCCTGAACTATCGCCCGGTGAAGAGTCAAAGGGCAGGGAGTTCATAGAAAACCTTATGAAAAGGGAGGGCTATGAGAGGCTTGCGGATGTGAGAAAAAGGATGGGTGAGGTTACCTGGGGGAAGATGGGTATATTCAGGGATGAGAAGTCTCTGACCTCTGCCTACGAGGAGCTTTCCGAGCTTCTTGAACGCTGGGAAAGGATTCCAGTGGTTGATAAAAGCAAAGTTTTCAACACAAATCTTATAGAACTCCTTGAACTCAGAAACATGCTTCACCTCGGGAGGGCAGTTGCCTATTGTGCCCTTCAAAGAAGAGAGTCACGGGGCGGGCACTACAGAGAGGACTATCCTGAAAGGGACGATGAGAACTTTCTAAAGCACACCCTTGTGTGGCAGGAGGGCGATGAGCTGAAGATAGACTACATGGAAGTAAAAATAACCCACCACCAGCCAGCGGAGAGGAAGTATTGA
- the rpmB gene encoding 50S ribosomal protein L28 produces the protein MASCYVCGKTTKFGKSVTFSAEQNSRTFKPNLQRVRVVLPDGSVKRVYVCAKCLKAGKVVKAVVVRG, from the coding sequence ATGGCAAGCTGTTATGTTTGCGGAAAAACCACAAAGTTTGGTAAGAGTGTGACCTTCTCTGCGGAGCAGAACTCAAGAACCTTCAAGCCAAACCTTCAGAGGGTAAGAGTGGTGCTCCCGGATGGCTCTGTGAAGAGAGTCTACGTATGCGCCAAGTGCCTTAAGGCAGGTAAGGTCGTCAAAGCAGTTGTCGTCAGAGGCTGA
- a CDS encoding site-2 protease family protein → MDLQTAVVALPALMMAVILHEYAHGWVAYRMGDPTAKEFGRLTLNPIPHIDLLGTIILPGMLMLIGSPILFGWAKPVPINPLRFRDLRVGTFFVSIAGIVMNIWLALVFALLYRLIRDGYLNFMGDAVLIPLALFSAHAVLINLVLAFFNAIPIPPLDGSRAVMSFFSVRYWELFYRFEMYGFLIITLLLFTGVLGRVIFPPILFLWNYLLGRI, encoded by the coding sequence ATGGACTTACAGACTGCAGTGGTGGCTCTGCCAGCACTTATGATGGCGGTTATACTCCATGAATACGCTCATGGTTGGGTTGCCTACAGGATGGGGGACCCAACCGCCAAGGAGTTTGGCAGGCTTACCCTTAACCCCATACCTCATATAGACCTTCTTGGCACCATAATCCTCCCCGGCATGCTCATGCTCATAGGCTCGCCCATACTCTTCGGCTGGGCAAAGCCAGTTCCCATAAACCCCCTCAGGTTCAGAGACCTGAGAGTGGGAACCTTCTTTGTCTCCATAGCGGGCATTGTGATGAACATCTGGCTGGCTCTTGTCTTTGCCCTTCTCTACAGGTTGATAAGGGATGGTTATCTAAACTTTATGGGTGATGCGGTTCTTATTCCCCTTGCCCTTTTCTCCGCTCATGCGGTCCTCATAAACCTTGTGCTTGCCTTTTTTAACGCCATACCCATACCACCTCTTGATGGGAGCAGGGCAGTTATGAGCTTTTTCTCCGTAAGATACTGGGAGCTCTTTTACAGGTTTGAAATGTATGGCTTTCTTATAATAACTCTTCTTCTCTTCACGGGCGTGCTGGGAAGGGTCATATTTCCTCCCATTCTTTTCCTCTGGAACTATCTTTTAGGTAGAATATGA
- a CDS encoding DUF29 family protein — MARSDLNACISQLARTLEYMYKWDNLRRYTQAGEEKGGLSWIRSLEEARAEINSLFRRYPSLKKKLPEYLSIAWKDAVDRIGIWLRDIDRDDLIAIIPEKGPYTYEETMTRDLRKEIRHKG, encoded by the coding sequence ATGGCAAGGTCAGACCTCAACGCCTGCATAAGCCAGCTTGCAAGGACTCTGGAATACATGTATAAATGGGACAATCTCCGAAGATATACTCAGGCTGGTGAAGAAAAGGGTGGGCTGAGCTGGATAAGAAGCTTAGAGGAAGCCAGAGCAGAGATAAACAGTCTCTTCAGGAGATACCCGAGCCTGAAGAAGAAATTGCCCGAATACTTGTCAATTGCATGGAAAGATGCGGTGGACAGAATAGGAATATGGCTAAGGGACATAGATAGAGATGACCTCATAGCTATTATTCCTGAAAAAGGCCCTTACACTTATGAGGAGACGATGACAAGAGACCTGAGGAAGGAAATAAGGCACAAAGGCTAA
- a CDS encoding DUF202 domain-containing protein → MLVLKGKLPSAKDARIYMSIERTYLGYMRLALYTLSFGVVLRKLETIALFTQKIHVSVLLDWVAIVSAVAGVLLIVAGMLSFYFDIEYIEGGISVHPKEVTDPRIYMAAERTFLAWVRTAIALIVFGFVIEKFEFFLLQLEKVFNIHLAQEHHSLVGIGVFVIVVGLLTLILGTLNFYRTIRQVDRGFYRTHTWLYKAYGLVIFIACLVLTFYVLRII, encoded by the coding sequence ATGCTGGTGCTAAAGGGTAAACTGCCCTCTGCAAAGGATGCACGCATTTACATGTCTATAGAAAGAACATATCTGGGATACATGAGGCTTGCCCTTTATACACTCTCCTTTGGCGTTGTGCTCAGAAAACTGGAAACGATTGCGCTTTTCACGCAGAAAATACACGTTTCCGTGCTACTTGATTGGGTAGCTATAGTATCAGCAGTTGCGGGTGTGCTCCTTATAGTTGCAGGTATGCTGAGCTTCTACTTCGACATAGAATACATAGAAGGAGGTATTTCTGTGCATCCAAAAGAGGTTACGGACCCGAGAATCTACATGGCGGCTGAGAGGACCTTTCTTGCATGGGTAAGAACAGCCATAGCTCTTATCGTCTTTGGCTTCGTTATAGAAAAGTTTGAGTTCTTTCTGCTTCAGCTTGAAAAGGTATTCAATATCCACCTTGCACAGGAGCATCACAGTCTGGTGGGCATAGGTGTTTTCGTTATTGTTGTAGGTCTGCTAACCCTTATACTGGGAACTCTAAACTTCTACAGAACCATAAGGCAGGTTGACAGGGGCTTTTACAGAACTCACACATGGCTTTACAAAGCCTATGGACTGGTTATATTTATAGCCTGTCTTGTGCTCACCTTCTATGTGCTGAGGATAATATAG
- the miaB gene encoding tRNA (N6-isopentenyl adenosine(37)-C2)-methylthiotransferase MiaB: MKYFIKTFGCQMNFNDSERLRGILQTMGYEPALSWEDADIILINTCTIREKPDQKVYSHLGEYRKIKEKNPKALIGVCGCLAQRMGEELVQKAPVVDLMFSSFNMHQLPELIQQAQAGYRAIAILENPPEDEDRLWEYDTVRDNQFCAYVTVMKGCDKNCTYCVVPKTRGRQRSRSLDSILLEVSSLVKDGVKEIHLLGQNVTAWGQDLGVPFEELLYRVAEVPGVERIRFTTGHPKDLKENIARAMGEIPQVCEHIHLPVQAGSTRILKLMDRGYTKEEYLEKIDMLKHYVKGITFSTDIIVGFPTETEEDFEETLDVLEKVRFEQVFSFKYSPRPDTPAYSMKGQVSDEIKTQRMSRLLELQKRILSDIAKSYEGTEQEVLIEGYEDGRLTGRTRTNRWATLPGSEEILGKTVKVRVISSRPFSMECEPVEVIG; the protein is encoded by the coding sequence ATGAAATACTTTATAAAAACCTTTGGATGCCAGATGAACTTCAACGACTCGGAAAGGCTCAGAGGTATCCTGCAGACTATGGGCTACGAGCCGGCCCTGAGCTGGGAAGATGCGGACATAATCCTTATAAACACGTGCACCATAAGGGAAAAGCCAGACCAGAAGGTCTACTCTCACCTCGGAGAATACAGGAAGATAAAGGAGAAAAACCCAAAAGCTCTTATAGGCGTGTGCGGATGCCTTGCCCAGAGGATGGGGGAGGAGCTAGTGCAGAAGGCTCCTGTGGTGGACTTGATGTTCTCCAGCTTCAACATGCATCAGCTACCAGAGCTCATCCAGCAGGCACAGGCTGGATACAGAGCCATAGCTATTCTGGAAAATCCCCCAGAGGACGAGGACAGGCTCTGGGAATATGATACAGTCAGAGATAACCAGTTCTGTGCATATGTGACTGTGATGAAGGGGTGCGATAAGAACTGCACCTACTGCGTTGTGCCAAAGACAAGAGGAAGACAGAGGTCAAGGAGTCTGGATAGCATTCTTTTAGAAGTCAGCTCCTTGGTGAAAGATGGAGTGAAAGAAATTCACCTTCTTGGTCAGAACGTGACCGCCTGGGGTCAAGACCTTGGAGTTCCCTTTGAGGAGCTCCTCTACAGGGTGGCAGAGGTGCCGGGCGTTGAAAGAATAAGGTTTACCACTGGACATCCAAAAGACCTGAAAGAAAACATAGCAAGAGCCATGGGAGAAATCCCACAGGTGTGCGAGCACATACACCTGCCTGTGCAGGCGGGCTCCACAAGGATTCTCAAGCTCATGGACAGAGGCTACACGAAGGAAGAATACCTTGAAAAAATTGACATGCTCAAGCATTATGTAAAGGGTATAACCTTTTCCACCGATATCATAGTGGGATTTCCCACAGAAACTGAAGAGGACTTTGAAGAGACCCTTGATGTGCTGGAAAAGGTAAGGTTTGAACAGGTTTTCTCCTTCAAATACTCTCCAAGGCCTGACACTCCAGCATACTCCATGAAAGGACAGGTATCCGATGAGATAAAAACTCAGAGGATGTCAAGGCTTCTGGAGCTTCAGAAAAGGATACTTTCTGATATTGCAAAATCCTATGAGGGGACAGAGCAGGAAGTGCTTATTGAAGGCTACGAGGATGGCAGACTAACAGGGAGAACAAGAACCAACAGGTGGGCTACTCTACCGGGTTCTGAGGAGATTCTCGGAAAGACCGTAAAGGTCAGAGTCATAAGTTCAAGGCCCTTCAGCATGGAATGTGAGCCTGTGGAGGTAATAGGATAG
- a CDS encoding cation:proton antiporter, translating to MPSLLTSTYFEFAFILLLAVVLGIHGLILRQPLIITYIVLGILLGPSGLGLVRAQDTVDILAQVGVAVLLFLVGLELNPQYVKRLGGVAVATGLGQIVFTSVLGFFIILLLGKDWVTSLYLAIALTFSSTVIIVKLLSDKKEVDTLHGRIAIGFLIVQDIAVIIALVVMSAFGTGSGDESITGILLMVILKLSGLALFVYVFMKYIADRLLRLMAGSLELLLLFAIAWSVSLAAVGEYLELSKELGAFLAGFSLSATHFRDAISARLTPIRDFLLLFFFIDLGTKFDLSVIRADWHIALILSLFVLLGNPLIVMVIMGLMGYRKKTGFLAGLTVAQLSVFSIIFVAMGMSLGHVGMDALSITTMVGLITIALSTYMILYSQRLYRWLEPFLHVFEKRTPHGELRFEKLFSEERPVDVIIFGLGRLGAELLEHCRNMGIKRYWSGL from the coding sequence ATGCCCTCTCTTTTAACCAGCACCTACTTTGAATTTGCCTTCATCCTTCTTCTGGCTGTCGTCCTGGGTATTCATGGTCTGATACTTCGCCAGCCACTTATCATTACCTACATTGTCCTCGGTATTCTTCTCGGTCCTTCTGGTCTTGGACTTGTCAGGGCGCAGGATACGGTGGACATACTGGCTCAGGTGGGCGTGGCTGTGCTTCTTTTTCTCGTGGGGCTTGAGCTGAACCCACAGTATGTAAAAAGGCTCGGAGGTGTGGCAGTAGCTACGGGCTTAGGGCAGATAGTATTTACAAGCGTTTTAGGGTTTTTTATTATACTCCTTCTTGGTAAAGACTGGGTAACATCACTTTACCTTGCCATAGCCCTTACCTTTTCTTCTACCGTCATAATCGTCAAGCTACTTTCTGACAAAAAAGAAGTAGATACTCTTCACGGCAGAATAGCCATAGGCTTCCTTATAGTTCAGGACATAGCAGTCATAATAGCTCTTGTTGTTATGAGTGCCTTTGGCACTGGCTCGGGAGATGAGAGTATAACAGGCATATTGCTTATGGTAATTCTAAAGCTTTCTGGTCTTGCCCTTTTTGTGTATGTTTTCATGAAATACATAGCAGATAGACTTCTCAGACTCATGGCGGGCTCGCTGGAGCTACTGCTTCTTTTTGCCATCGCATGGTCTGTGAGCCTTGCAGCAGTTGGAGAGTATTTAGAACTTTCCAAGGAACTGGGAGCTTTTCTTGCGGGTTTTTCCCTGTCTGCAACCCACTTCAGGGATGCAATAAGTGCAAGACTTACCCCCATAAGGGATTTTCTACTCCTCTTCTTCTTCATAGACCTTGGCACCAAGTTTGACCTTTCTGTTATACGCGCAGACTGGCACATAGCTCTTATCCTTTCCCTCTTTGTCCTCCTAGGAAACCCCCTTATAGTTATGGTCATCATGGGGCTTATGGGATACAGAAAAAAGACGGGCTTTCTGGCAGGGCTCACGGTTGCACAGTTAAGCGTGTTTTCTATAATCTTTGTAGCCATGGGTATGTCTCTCGGGCACGTGGGCATGGATGCCCTCAGTATAACCACCATGGTGGGACTAATCACCATTGCCCTCTCCACATACATGATACTCTATTCTCAAAGGCTCTATAGGTGGCTTGAGCCCTTTCTTCATGTTTTTGAGAAGAGAACACCTCATGGGGAGCTCAGGTTTGAAAAGCTATTTTCTGAGGAGAGACCTGTGGATGTTATCATATTTGGTCTTGGAAGACTGGGGGCGGAGCTTCTGGAACACTGCAGAAACATGGGCATAAAGCGCTATTGGTCTGGACTATAA
- a CDS encoding PP2C family serine/threonine-protein phosphatase — MRLKVCYFTHRGYRSKNEDALLIDGLVLQEELMEEVECISFFGGGLFAVADGLGGHRGGELASKMLLERLAERKPQSRGELFDTLRTARDRLEDFARGSPIYYGLGAAVAGLIILEEKALVFNVGDCRVYGIEVDRVIRLTQDHTEAEELVKAGFLDPRRAKHDPRRNFLTSAIIGSPDFKDFEVFTKEVYDYRHYLICSDGVWEPLEEEELLLPPDNMVEALLQKGGDDNMSFINIRVEV; from the coding sequence ATGAGGCTAAAGGTCTGCTATTTTACACACAGGGGATACAGGTCCAAAAACGAAGATGCCCTGCTCATTGATGGGCTTGTCCTTCAGGAAGAGCTTATGGAAGAGGTTGAATGCATTTCTTTTTTTGGTGGTGGACTCTTTGCCGTGGCTGACGGACTTGGTGGACACAGAGGTGGGGAGTTGGCAAGTAAAATGCTTCTTGAAAGGCTTGCGGAAAGGAAACCGCAGAGCAGGGGCGAGCTTTTTGACACCCTGAGAACTGCGAGGGACAGGCTTGAAGACTTTGCAAGGGGGAGCCCTATCTACTATGGACTCGGCGCTGCAGTGGCCGGGCTAATAATTCTTGAAGAGAAGGCTCTTGTCTTCAACGTGGGGGACTGCAGAGTTTACGGTATTGAGGTGGACAGAGTCATCAGGCTCACACAGGACCATACAGAGGCAGAGGAGCTCGTCAAAGCTGGCTTCCTTGACCCTCGGAGAGCAAAGCACGACCCCAGAAGGAACTTTCTCACATCTGCTATAATAGGAAGCCCAGACTTTAAAGATTTTGAGGTTTTTACGAAGGAGGTGTATGATTACAGACACTATCTCATATGCTCAGATGGTGTCTGGGAGCCTCTGGAAGAAGAAGAGCTCCTGTTGCCACCAGACAACATGGTAGAAGCGCTTCTGCAGAAGGGTGGCGATGACAACATGAGCTTTATAAACATACGAGTGGAGGTATAA
- a CDS encoding KaiC domain-containing protein gives MEERKPEVVEESIWVAGEAVKKAPKLYGVPTGVEGLDELFFTSELHDGKPVKKPLGGIPAYSVTNITGVSDTGKSLMAEQYTVMQASRGEPVAFITVEAPAHFTIAGINERAKAMGIDFERVEDRIILIDAASHSRLRENIPDLLATLAHVIKTYRVKHTVIDSVTGLYEAREMQARVVVRQLFNFMKKWYQTALFISQKRSGHEELTAEAAGGYAISHIVDCSMVLSKDIVLSQAQSKLYRKPIGEIVRFFRIDGCRLCGHDTRTHFMEITELGLVKIGPPLSG, from the coding sequence ATGGAAGAAAGAAAGCCAGAGGTGGTGGAAGAAAGCATCTGGGTTGCAGGTGAGGCTGTAAAGAAAGCTCCCAAGCTCTATGGAGTGCCCACGGGCGTTGAGGGGCTTGATGAGCTTTTCTTCACCTCAGAACTTCATGATGGAAAGCCTGTGAAGAAGCCCCTTGGGGGCATACCTGCCTACTCGGTCACCAACATAACAGGAGTCTCCGATACGGGAAAGAGCCTGATGGCAGAACAGTATACGGTAATGCAGGCAAGCAGAGGAGAGCCGGTAGCCTTCATAACTGTGGAGGCACCAGCGCATTTCACCATCGCTGGTATAAATGAAAGGGCAAAAGCCATGGGTATTGATTTTGAGCGGGTAGAAGACCGCATAATCCTCATAGATGCAGCAAGTCACAGCAGGCTCAGAGAAAACATTCCCGACCTTCTTGCCACACTTGCCCATGTGATAAAAACTTACAGGGTAAAGCATACGGTTATAGATTCTGTGACAGGACTTTATGAAGCCAGAGAGATGCAGGCAAGGGTTGTGGTGCGTCAGCTATTTAACTTTATGAAAAAGTGGTATCAGACTGCCCTCTTTATTTCTCAGAAAAGGAGCGGGCATGAGGAGCTTACCGCTGAGGCAGCTGGGGGCTACGCCATAAGCCACATAGTGGATTGCTCCATGGTGCTTTCCAAGGACATAGTCCTCTCGCAGGCACAGTCAAAACTTTACAGAAAGCCTATAGGAGAGATAGTCAGGTTCTTCCGCATAGATGGATGCAGGCTGTGTGGACACGATACCAGAACCCACTTTATGGAGATAACTGAGCTGGGGCTTGTCAAAATTGGACCCCCACTCAGTGGATGA